In Papaver somniferum cultivar HN1 chromosome 1, ASM357369v1, whole genome shotgun sequence, a genomic segment contains:
- the LOC113360485 gene encoding F-box protein At3g07870-like, with protein sequence MEYFKFFPEEIRIDILSRLPAEFVFQCKLVCSNWRLLVRHPSFYQMYLHHLYHPYDSPAAAHSGKMNFIAFTDTEWKYTSKYHYIEYDNESTPPIQRIRRINLALPCKHFWFVGSCNGLICLISRSVCICNPVTKEYVLLPKIERDGCGSDPYTCGMTTSFGYASSTNEYKVVGIYVAKHNSLQIHIYTLGSGSGWRNLGNFTNEFILLQF encoded by the coding sequence ATGGAGTATTTTAAGTTTTTCCCAGAAGAGATTAGAATAGACATACTCAGCCGACTACCAGCTGAATTTGTTTTCCAATGCAAATTAGTATGCTCAAATTGGAGACTTCTGGTTCGTCATCCATCATTCTATCAGATGTATTTACATCATCTTTATCATCCTTATGATTCTCCTGCAGCTGCTCATTCTGGTAAGATGAATTTCATTGCTTTTACTGATACTGAGTGGAAATACACTTCAAAATATCACTACATTGAATATGATAATGAGTCAACACCACCGATTCAgagaattagaagaatcaatttagCCCTTCCGTGTAAGCATTTTTGGTTTGTTGGTTCTTGTAATGGTTTGATCTGTCTTATTAGTCGATCTGTTTGTATTTGTAACCCAGTCACTAAGGAATATGTTTTGCTTCCAAAAATTGAGAGAGATGGTTGTGGTAGTGATCCGTATACTTGTGGGATGACAACTAGCTTTGGTTATGCTTCTTCAACCAATGAGTATAAAGTTGTAGGAATTTATGTGGCGAAGCACAATTCTCTGCAAATCCACATTTACACTCTAGGCAGTGGCAGTGGATGGAGAAACCTTGGAAACTTCACTAATGAGTTTATTTTAttacaattttag